A genomic window from Sphingomonas taxi includes:
- a CDS encoding MFS transporter yields the protein MPSPSATPPAPASARRILTASLVGTAVEFYDFYIYATAAALVFGELFFPAESKTAQQMLSFASFGLAFIARPVGAIVFGHFGDRVGRKSTLVASLMLMGGSTVAIAFLPTYDQVGWVAPLLLCLLRLGQGFGLGGEWGGAALLAVENAPPHRRNTWGMFPPLGAPVGFLMANGLFLILGLALDEAQFRAWGWRLPFLVSAVLVVLGLWVRLKLTETPAFVEAEQAEALPKVPIATLMLDHGRAVLAGTGGVIACFALFYLATAFTLGYGTKTLGYGREAMLAVELVAILFLAAGVIVASVTADRTGARRMLVIGFLGCMAAGLAMGPMLGAGSLFVVFLWLAFALFVMGFAYGPLGGWLPSLFPAGVRYTGVSMTFNLGGILGGAVAPIAAEALAHRGLGWIGLYLVGAGLLSLGGLALLRGRPAA from the coding sequence ATGCCTTCGCCGTCCGCCACGCCGCCCGCGCCCGCCTCCGCCCGACGCATCCTGACCGCCAGCCTGGTCGGCACCGCGGTCGAGTTCTACGATTTCTACATCTACGCCACCGCCGCCGCTTTGGTGTTCGGCGAATTGTTCTTCCCTGCCGAGAGCAAGACCGCGCAGCAGATGCTGAGCTTCGCCAGCTTCGGCCTCGCGTTCATTGCGCGGCCGGTGGGCGCGATCGTGTTCGGTCATTTCGGCGACCGCGTCGGGCGCAAGTCGACCCTCGTCGCCAGCCTGATGTTGATGGGCGGGTCGACCGTCGCGATCGCCTTCCTGCCGACCTACGATCAGGTCGGCTGGGTCGCGCCGTTGCTGCTGTGCCTGCTGCGGCTGGGACAGGGGTTCGGGCTCGGCGGCGAATGGGGCGGGGCGGCGCTGCTCGCGGTCGAGAACGCACCGCCGCACCGCCGCAACACCTGGGGGATGTTCCCGCCGCTGGGTGCGCCGGTCGGCTTCCTGATGGCGAACGGACTGTTCCTCATCCTCGGGCTGGCGCTCGACGAGGCGCAGTTCCGGGCGTGGGGCTGGCGGCTGCCGTTCCTGGTCAGCGCGGTGCTGGTCGTGCTCGGGCTATGGGTGCGGCTGAAGCTCACCGAGACGCCCGCGTTCGTCGAGGCGGAGCAGGCGGAGGCGCTGCCCAAGGTGCCGATCGCGACGCTGATGCTGGACCATGGCCGCGCGGTGCTGGCGGGGACGGGCGGGGTGATCGCCTGTTTCGCGCTCTTCTATCTCGCGACCGCCTTTACGCTCGGCTACGGGACCAAGACGCTGGGATACGGACGCGAGGCGATGCTGGCGGTCGAACTGGTGGCGATCCTGTTCCTCGCCGCCGGGGTGATCGTCGCCAGCGTCACCGCCGATCGCACCGGTGCGCGACGGATGCTGGTGATCGGGTTTCTCGGCTGCATGGCCGCGGGCCTCGCGATGGGGCCGATGCTCGGCGCGGGCTCGCTCTTCGTCGTCTTCCTCTGGCTCGCCTTCGCCTTGTTCGTGATGGGCTTCGCCTACGGGCCGCTCGGCGGGTGGCTGCCGAGCCTGTTTCCGGCGGGGGTGCGCTATACCGGCGTGTCGATGACCTTCAACCTCGGCGGCATCCTCGGCGGCGCGGTCGCACCGATCGCCGCGGAGGCGCTGGCGCATCGCGGTCTGGGGTGGATCGGCCTGTATCTGGTCGGCGCGGGGCTGCTCAGCCTGGGCGGGCTGGCGTTGCTGCGGGGACGGCCCGCGGCGTAA
- a CDS encoding UrcA family protein, with protein sequence MKTSHHAAIAAVALSCLFAAVPGAAIAAEREPVQVKVSAKGLDLHSESGRRSLEGRIVRAARAACIPNGATLEMRLDALRCVREMRDDGTRQLAARAGDVRLAGLHDADRSE encoded by the coding sequence ATGAAGACGTCGCATCACGCCGCCATCGCGGCGGTCGCCTTGTCGTGCCTGTTCGCCGCGGTTCCGGGCGCCGCCATCGCTGCGGAGCGGGAGCCGGTGCAGGTCAAGGTGTCGGCCAAGGGGCTCGACCTGCACAGCGAATCGGGCCGGCGGTCGCTGGAAGGCCGCATCGTCCGCGCGGCGCGCGCGGCGTGCATCCCCAATGGAGCGACGCTGGAGATGCGGCTCGATGCGCTGCGCTGCGTCAGGGAGATGCGCGACGACGGCACGCGCCAGCTCGCGGCACGGGCGGGCGACGTGCGACTCGCCGGTCTGCACGACGCCGATCGTTCGGAATAA
- a CDS encoding ATP-dependent helicase has product MTDLSAPANALQDPPYLKGLNPPQRDAVLTTEGPVLMLAGAGTGKTAALTARLAHLLWTRKAWPSEILSVTFTNKAAREMRERVGRLVGDAVEGMPWLGTFHAIGAKMLRRHAELVGLQSNFSILDTDDQLRLLKQLILAADLDEKRFPARSLAGLIDDWKNKGLVPADIDAGESERYANGRGGELYAQYQERLKALNACDFGDLLLHMLTVLKTYPEVLKMYQERFKYIMVDEYQDTNVVQYLWLRLLAQARKNIACVGDDDQSIYSWRGAQVENILKFEKDFPGAKVIRLEQNYRSTPHILGAASGVIANNGGRLGKTLWTELDAGEKVRVLGVWDGPEEARRVGEEIEAAQRSGKSLDEVAILVRAQHQTREFEDRFIAIGMPYRIIGGFRFYERAEIRDALAYLRIVNQPSDDLAFERIVNVPKRGLGDKALAKIHQLARIEGIPLTIAAARILDTDELTPQARRALGNLVGDIARWRDMARDLPHAELARQLLDESGYTAMWQAEKSVDAAGRLENLSELVRAMEEYESLGAFLEHVSLVMDKEGGVQDPQVTIMTIHAAKGLEYDTVFLVGWEEGLFPSQRSLDEGGTKSLEEERRLAYVAITRARRRATILHAANRRIYGQWTSSIPSRFVGELPPEHTDAETTMSGGESLWRANWSERADPFADVGRGTGRGPGWQRAAGSGSGFSTAPTRVVESRSSAVSIGNKGRSDLSVGLRVFHQKFGYGAIAEIEGNKLEIDFEAAGRKRVMDSFVTIG; this is encoded by the coding sequence GTGACCGATCTCAGCGCCCCCGCCAACGCCTTGCAGGACCCGCCCTATCTCAAGGGGCTCAACCCGCCGCAGCGCGACGCGGTCCTGACCACCGAAGGCCCGGTGCTGATGCTCGCCGGCGCCGGCACCGGCAAGACCGCCGCGCTCACCGCCCGGCTCGCGCACCTGCTGTGGACGCGCAAGGCGTGGCCGTCCGAGATCCTCAGCGTCACCTTCACCAACAAGGCGGCACGCGAGATGCGCGAGCGCGTCGGCCGGCTCGTCGGCGACGCGGTCGAGGGCATGCCGTGGCTCGGCACCTTCCACGCGATCGGCGCCAAGATGCTGCGCCGCCACGCCGAACTGGTCGGGCTGCAGAGCAATTTCAGCATCCTCGACACCGACGACCAGCTCCGGCTGCTGAAACAGCTCATCCTCGCCGCCGATCTCGACGAGAAGCGTTTCCCCGCGCGCAGTCTCGCCGGGCTGATCGACGACTGGAAGAACAAGGGGCTGGTTCCCGCCGATATCGATGCCGGCGAAAGCGAACGCTATGCCAACGGCCGCGGCGGCGAACTCTACGCGCAATATCAGGAGCGGTTGAAGGCCCTCAACGCCTGCGATTTCGGCGATTTGCTGCTGCACATGCTGACCGTGCTCAAGACCTATCCCGAGGTGCTGAAAATGTACCAGGAGCGGTTCAAATACATCATGGTCGACGAATATCAGGACACCAACGTCGTCCAGTATCTCTGGCTGCGACTGCTCGCGCAGGCGCGCAAGAACATCGCCTGCGTCGGCGACGACGACCAGTCGATCTATTCGTGGCGCGGCGCGCAGGTCGAGAACATCCTCAAGTTCGAGAAGGACTTTCCGGGTGCGAAGGTGATCCGGCTCGAACAGAATTACCGCTCGACGCCGCATATCCTCGGCGCCGCCTCGGGCGTCATCGCCAACAACGGCGGCCGGCTCGGCAAGACTTTGTGGACCGAACTCGACGCGGGCGAGAAGGTGCGCGTGCTCGGCGTCTGGGACGGCCCCGAGGAGGCGCGCCGCGTCGGCGAGGAGATCGAGGCGGCACAGCGCAGCGGCAAGAGCCTCGACGAGGTGGCCATCCTTGTCCGCGCGCAGCATCAAACGCGCGAATTCGAGGACCGCTTCATCGCGATCGGCATGCCCTATCGCATCATCGGCGGCTTCCGCTTCTACGAACGCGCCGAGATTCGCGACGCGCTCGCTTATCTGCGCATCGTCAACCAGCCGTCCGACGACCTCGCCTTCGAACGGATCGTCAACGTCCCCAAGCGCGGGCTCGGCGACAAGGCGCTCGCCAAGATCCACCAGCTCGCTCGGATCGAGGGCATACCGCTGACCATCGCCGCGGCGCGCATCCTCGACACCGACGAACTGACCCCGCAGGCGCGCCGCGCGCTCGGCAACCTGGTCGGCGACATCGCCCGCTGGCGCGACATGGCGCGCGACCTGCCGCATGCCGAGCTCGCCCGCCAGTTGCTCGACGAGAGCGGCTATACCGCCATGTGGCAGGCGGAGAAATCGGTCGACGCCGCCGGCCGGCTCGAGAACCTGTCCGAACTCGTCCGCGCGATGGAGGAATATGAATCGCTCGGCGCGTTCCTCGAACACGTCAGCCTCGTCATGGACAAGGAGGGCGGCGTCCAGGACCCGCAGGTGACGATCATGACGATCCACGCCGCCAAGGGCCTGGAATACGACACCGTCTTCCTCGTCGGCTGGGAGGAGGGGCTGTTCCCGTCGCAGCGCTCGCTCGACGAGGGCGGCACCAAGAGCCTCGAGGAGGAACGCCGCCTCGCCTATGTGGCGATCACCCGCGCGCGGCGGCGCGCGACGATCCTCCACGCCGCCAACCGCCGCATTTACGGCCAGTGGACGTCGAGCATTCCGAGTCGCTTCGTCGGCGAACTGCCCCCCGAACATACCGATGCCGAGACGACGATGTCGGGCGGGGAGAGCCTGTGGCGCGCGAACTGGAGCGAACGCGCCGACCCCTTCGCCGACGTCGGCCGCGGTACCGGCCGCGGACCCGGCTGGCAGCGCGCGGCGGGCAGTGGCTCGGGCTTCTCGACCGCGCCGACGCGCGTCGTCGAAAGCCGGTCGAGCGCGGTCAGCATCGGCAACAAGGGGCGCAGCGACCTTTCGGTCGGCCTGCGCGTCTTCCACCAAAAGTTCGGCTATGGCGCGATCGCCGAGATTGAAGGCAACAAGCTCGAGATCGACTTCGAGGCGGCGGGCCGCAAGCGCGTGATGGACAGTTTCGTCACGATCGGGTGA
- a CDS encoding glycine zipper 2TM domain-containing protein produces the protein MFRSLLLSAAVCASLAATAPAIAQSAADDARFAAAQQRFDAEMARYRSEFDRYRALRGTPGPGGYRQAPVPGGYDDQRYDDRDDDRYENGYDPARYYRPGAQERVLSPNDRVYAGNDGRYYCKRSDGTTGLIAGGAAGGILGNVIDGGHSRIVGTLLGGAVGALAGKAIDQNQAQVRCR, from the coding sequence ATGTTCAGGTCCCTTCTGCTGTCCGCCGCGGTCTGCGCGAGCCTCGCCGCGACCGCCCCGGCGATCGCCCAGTCCGCCGCCGACGATGCCCGCTTCGCCGCCGCGCAACAGCGGTTCGATGCCGAGATGGCGCGCTACCGTTCCGAATTCGACCGCTATCGTGCGCTGCGCGGCACGCCGGGCCCGGGCGGCTATCGCCAGGCGCCGGTGCCGGGCGGCTATGACGACCAGCGCTACGACGATCGCGACGACGACCGGTACGAAAACGGCTACGATCCCGCCCGCTACTATCGTCCCGGCGCGCAAGAGCGCGTGCTGAGCCCCAACGACCGCGTCTATGCGGGCAATGACGGCCGCTATTATTGCAAGCGCAGCGACGGCACGACCGGCCTCATCGCTGGCGGTGCGGCGGGTGGCATCCTCGGCAACGTCATCGACGGCGGCCATAGCCGGATCGTCGGCACGTTGCTGGGCGGCGCGGTCGGCGCGCTCGCCGGCAAGGCGATCGACCAGAATCAGGCGCAGGTGCGCTGCCGCTGA
- a CDS encoding 2Fe-2S iron-sulfur cluster-binding protein: MIRVVFVDPDGRSRQAEGTEGTRLLDLAQADGHPLEGTCNGDMACATCHVVIAAEDFARMPAAREEEEDLLDLVPAASRTSRLACQVRLTAALDGLTVRLP, from the coding sequence ATGATTCGCGTGGTGTTCGTCGATCCGGATGGCCGCAGCCGACAGGCGGAGGGCACCGAGGGCACCCGATTGCTCGATCTCGCGCAGGCGGATGGCCATCCGCTCGAAGGGACGTGCAACGGCGACATGGCCTGCGCAACCTGCCACGTCGTCATCGCCGCGGAGGATTTTGCCCGCATGCCGGCGGCGCGGGAGGAGGAGGAGGATCTGCTCGATCTGGTCCCCGCCGCGTCGCGGACGAGTCGCCTCGCCTGCCAGGTGCGGCTGACCGCGGCGCTCGACGGGTTGACGGTGCGCCTGCCCTGA
- a CDS encoding cysteine desulfurase family protein gives MIYLDYQATTPLAPEALAAMLPWLESQHANPHSPHRPGRAARATVEVARDAVAALAPAGGALSFTSGATEALNWAIKGTGGAIVTLATEHAAVLDTVAAEAARGRQVTVLPVGDDGLVDLDRAAAAIGPGVGLVAAMLVNNEIGVLQPIAALAELAHAAGALMLCDAVQGYGRMPVPPGCDLVAVSAHKLHGPKGIGGLWVRDGVTLAPLIHGGGQEAAGRSGTLSPALCAGFGAAARLMTERAAADAAHVDRLWAIATATLAGWDVNGSATRRYRGNLNVRRDGLDVARLMSDCRDLAFSAGSACASGSGRSSHVLRALGMTEAQARSSIRLGFGRYTGEDALRDGLAAIVAAAARQGGMA, from the coding sequence ATGATCTATCTCGATTATCAGGCGACGACGCCGCTCGCCCCCGAAGCCTTGGCGGCGATGCTGCCATGGCTCGAATCGCAACATGCCAATCCGCATTCGCCGCATCGGCCGGGCCGCGCCGCCCGGGCGACGGTCGAGGTTGCGCGCGATGCGGTGGCCGCGCTCGCGCCGGCGGGGGGCGCGCTCAGCTTCACCAGCGGTGCGACCGAGGCGCTCAACTGGGCGATCAAGGGGACCGGCGGCGCGATCGTCACGCTGGCGACCGAACATGCCGCGGTGCTCGACACCGTCGCGGCGGAGGCGGCCCGTGGACGGCAGGTGACGGTGCTGCCGGTCGGCGACGACGGGCTGGTCGACCTCGATCGGGCCGCGGCGGCGATCGGGCCGGGGGTGGGACTGGTCGCGGCGATGCTGGTCAATAACGAGATCGGCGTGCTCCAGCCGATCGCGGCGCTCGCCGAACTCGCGCATGCGGCAGGCGCGCTGATGCTGTGCGATGCGGTGCAGGGCTATGGGCGCATGCCGGTGCCGCCGGGATGCGATCTGGTCGCGGTGTCGGCGCACAAGCTGCACGGGCCGAAGGGGATCGGCGGCTTGTGGGTCCGCGACGGCGTGACGCTGGCGCCGCTGATCCACGGCGGCGGACAGGAGGCGGCGGGACGCTCGGGGACGCTGTCGCCGGCGCTGTGCGCGGGTTTCGGTGCCGCGGCGCGGCTGATGACGGAGCGGGCTGCGGCCGATGCGGCGCATGTCGACCGGCTCTGGGCGATCGCGACCGCGACGCTGGCGGGATGGGACGTCAACGGGTCGGCGACGCGACGGTATCGCGGCAATCTCAACGTGCGGCGCGACGGGCTCGACGTGGCACGGCTGATGAGCGACTGTCGCGATCTCGCCTTTTCGGCGGGATCGGCGTGTGCGAGCGGCTCGGGCCGGTCGAGCCACGTGCTGCGCGCGCTCGGCATGACCGAGGCGCAGGCGCGGTCGAGTATCAGGCTCGGTTTCGGGCGCTATACCGGCGAGGACGCGCTGCGGGATGGATTGGCGGCCATCGTCGCGGCGGCGGCGCGGCAGGGGGGAATGGCATGA
- a CDS encoding aminotransferase class V-fold PLP-dependent enzyme — MTDAARAAVVDGLARWANPSSPHAEGRAARAALEAARRAIAAAYGWRGETLLTSGASESLAIALGRTTLPRRIVTAVEHDAVLRAGGDAAVAPVAADGIVDLAALAALLAAGPALVCVQWANSETGVRQPLAQIAALVRDAGSRLLIDAAQMPASVELAEVADMVALSAHKRGGPPGIGALLVRDLALLHPSGGQERGYRPGTENLPGALGYAAALGEAEPDHGALRARLDDAILRSGGEIVAADSPRHPAIGSYRLRGVAAAAQLILLDSAGFAVSAGSACSSGTMKPSHVLGAMGWDAAAGREVIRVSFGRTTSEADVDAFVAAWRQMAKTTRRAA; from the coding sequence ATGACCGATGCCGCACGCGCGGCCGTCGTCGACGGATTGGCGCGCTGGGCGAACCCGTCGTCGCCGCACGCCGAGGGGCGCGCGGCGCGGGCGGCGCTGGAGGCGGCGCGACGCGCCATCGCCGCGGCGTACGGCTGGCGGGGCGAGACGCTGCTGACCAGCGGCGCGAGCGAATCGCTTGCGATCGCCCTGGGGCGGACGACGCTGCCGCGGCGGATCGTTACCGCGGTGGAACATGATGCGGTGCTGCGCGCCGGCGGCGATGCCGCCGTGGCGCCGGTGGCTGCGGATGGGATCGTCGATCTGGCGGCGCTTGCGGCGCTGCTCGCGGCGGGGCCGGCGCTGGTCTGCGTGCAATGGGCGAACAGCGAGACGGGGGTGCGGCAGCCGCTGGCACAGATCGCTGCGCTGGTGCGCGACGCCGGCAGCCGATTGCTGATCGATGCCGCGCAGATGCCGGCGTCCGTCGAACTGGCGGAGGTGGCCGATATGGTGGCGCTGTCGGCGCACAAGCGCGGGGGCCCGCCGGGGATCGGGGCGCTGCTGGTGCGCGATCTCGCGCTGCTGCATCCCAGCGGCGGGCAGGAGCGCGGCTATCGACCGGGGACGGAGAACCTGCCCGGCGCGCTCGGCTATGCCGCGGCGCTCGGCGAGGCGGAGCCGGACCATGGCGCGCTGCGCGCCCGGCTCGACGATGCGATCCTGCGGTCGGGGGGCGAGATCGTCGCCGCCGACAGTCCGCGCCATCCGGCGATCGGATCGTATCGTCTGCGCGGGGTCGCGGCGGCGGCGCAGCTCATCCTGCTCGACAGCGCCGGCTTCGCGGTCTCGGCGGGCAGCGCCTGTTCGAGCGGCACCATGAAGCCGAGCCATGTGCTCGGTGCGATGGGCTGGGACGCGGCCGCCGGGCGCGAGGTGATCCGGGTGAGCTTCGGGCGCACCACAAGCGAGGCGGACGTCGACGCCTTCGTTGCGGCGTGGCGGCAGATGGCGAAGACGACGCGGCGCGCGGCATGA
- a CDS encoding alpha/beta hydrolase produces the protein MPEVIFPGPEGRLEGRFAPAPRPRAPVAMILHPHPAAGGTMNSRIVQELYKTFQRRGFATLRFNFRGVGKSQGTFDNGIGELSDAASALDWVQSFHPEASTTWIAGVSFGAWIGMQLLMRRPEIRGFISIAPPANMFDFSFLAPCPSSGIIIQGEADEVATPGATQKLVDKLRTQKHITIHHDTIPKANHFFENETPELMRSVDKYLDMRLDPNSPIR, from the coding sequence ATGCCCGAAGTCATTTTTCCCGGCCCCGAAGGCCGTCTCGAAGGCCGTTTCGCGCCCGCTCCCCGTCCGCGCGCACCGGTGGCGATGATCCTGCATCCGCACCCCGCCGCCGGCGGCACGATGAACAGCCGCATCGTGCAGGAGCTCTACAAGACCTTCCAGCGCCGTGGTTTCGCAACGCTGCGCTTCAACTTCCGCGGCGTCGGCAAGAGCCAGGGGACGTTCGACAACGGCATCGGCGAACTGTCCGACGCGGCGAGCGCGCTCGACTGGGTGCAAAGCTTCCATCCGGAGGCGTCGACCACCTGGATCGCCGGGGTCAGCTTCGGCGCATGGATCGGCATGCAGCTGCTGATGCGCCGTCCCGAGATCCGCGGCTTCATCTCGATCGCGCCGCCCGCGAACATGTTCGACTTCTCGTTCCTGGCACCCTGCCCCTCCTCGGGCATCATCATCCAAGGCGAGGCCGACGAGGTCGCCACCCCTGGCGCGACGCAGAAGCTCGTCGACAAGCTGCGCACCCAGAAGCACATCACGATCCATCACGACACGATCCCGAAGGCGAACCACTTTTTCGAGAACGAGACGCCGGAGCTGATGCGCTCGGTCGACAAGTACCTCGACATGCGGCTCGACCCGAACTCGCCGATCCGCTGA
- a CDS encoding threonine ammonia-lyase, which translates to MTFLRQPTRAGVRDAAEKIARILPPTPLYVREINGLDVAFKAESLQPIGAFKIRGAWHRLTALDEDARRRGVVAFSSGNHAQGIAWAARRLGIAATIVMPADAPHAKLAATLALGAEVVRYDRVTESREGIAARLAEARGATLVPSFDDPWIIEGQGSAGIEAAAQMAALGLGVPARVVVPCGGGGLAAGLALALKDSAVTVVEPEGWDDMRRSLEASWIEPVGPNPPPTACDALQTQRVSPLTFDVLSRRDATGVAVSEAETAAAQRWAAENLRLVIEPGGAVALAAVLAGKVAAEPGLLVILSGGNVDIDAYARAIG; encoded by the coding sequence GTGACGTTTTTGCGACAACCGACGCGCGCCGGGGTGCGCGACGCGGCCGAAAAGATCGCCAGGATCCTGCCGCCGACGCCACTTTATGTGCGCGAAATCAACGGCTTGGACGTGGCGTTCAAGGCGGAGTCGCTGCAGCCGATCGGGGCGTTCAAGATTCGCGGCGCCTGGCATCGGCTCACCGCATTGGACGAGGATGCGCGGCGGCGCGGGGTGGTCGCCTTCTCCTCGGGGAACCACGCGCAGGGGATCGCCTGGGCGGCGCGGCGGCTGGGCATCGCCGCGACGATCGTGATGCCCGCGGATGCGCCGCACGCCAAGCTGGCGGCGACGCTGGCTCTCGGCGCCGAAGTGGTGCGCTACGATCGCGTCACCGAGAGCCGCGAAGGCATCGCCGCCCGACTCGCCGAAGCGCGCGGCGCGACGCTGGTGCCGAGCTTCGACGATCCGTGGATCATCGAGGGACAGGGCAGCGCGGGGATCGAGGCGGCGGCGCAGATGGCGGCGCTGGGGCTGGGCGTTCCGGCTCGCGTCGTCGTACCCTGCGGCGGCGGCGGGCTGGCGGCCGGGCTCGCGCTGGCGCTCAAGGACAGCGCGGTGACGGTCGTCGAGCCCGAGGGCTGGGACGACATGCGCCGCTCGCTGGAGGCGTCGTGGATCGAGCCGGTCGGCCCCAATCCGCCGCCAACTGCGTGCGATGCCTTGCAGACGCAGCGCGTGTCGCCGCTGACCTTCGACGTGCTGTCGCGGCGCGATGCGACCGGCGTGGCGGTGAGCGAGGCGGAGACCGCGGCGGCGCAGCGCTGGGCGGCGGAGAATTTGCGGCTGGTGATCGAGCCGGGCGGCGCGGTGGCGCTGGCAGCGGTGCTCGCGGGCAAGGTCGCGGCGGAGCCGGGGCTGCTCGTGATCCTTTCGGGCGGCAACGTCGACATCGACGCTTATGCGCGGGCGATCGGCTAG
- a CDS encoding decarboxylase gives MAKHHSALGLAPLSTARSAFSRTGIDIAKSRPVDPVTLVRPHAAARAARFFVEKFPGRSMYAVKANPSPDLLKVLWDNGITHYDTASIAEVRLVKATLPEATCCFMHPVKSEEAIAEAYFVHDVKTFSLDSMEELAKIVRATDGATDLTLCARLRVSSEYAKLSLGSKFGVGPGESKELLIATRQVADALGICFHVGSQTMSPDAYTNAMERARAAIVEAAVTVDVIDVGGGFPSAYPGMTPPPLERFFETIHRAFESLPISYSAELWAEPGRSLSAEYASVVVRVERRRGTELYINDGAYGTLFDAAHIGWKYPVQLLREPDSDARDMDFAFWGPTCDDLDYMQGPFPLPADTVAGDYFEIGMLGAYGSAMRTAFNGFGTGDTVVASDEPMLSVYLDDEIADVRTNNVVKL, from the coding sequence TTGGCCAAGCACCATAGCGCGCTGGGGTTAGCGCCCCTCTCGACCGCCCGTTCCGCCTTTAGCCGCACGGGCATCGACATCGCCAAGAGCCGACCGGTCGATCCGGTCACGCTCGTTCGCCCGCACGCCGCTGCGCGCGCCGCCCGCTTCTTCGTCGAGAAGTTTCCGGGCCGCTCGATGTATGCCGTGAAGGCGAACCCCAGCCCGGACCTGCTCAAGGTCCTCTGGGACAATGGCATCACGCATTACGATACGGCATCGATCGCGGAAGTGCGTCTGGTCAAGGCGACGCTGCCGGAGGCGACCTGCTGCTTCATGCATCCGGTCAAGTCGGAAGAGGCGATCGCCGAGGCGTATTTCGTCCACGACGTGAAGACGTTCTCGCTCGACAGCATGGAAGAGCTGGCGAAGATCGTCCGTGCGACCGACGGCGCCACCGACCTCACGCTCTGCGCGCGGCTGCGCGTCTCGTCCGAATATGCCAAGCTCAGCCTGGGCTCGAAGTTCGGCGTCGGTCCCGGCGAGAGCAAGGAATTGCTGATCGCCACCCGCCAGGTCGCGGACGCGCTCGGCATCTGCTTCCACGTCGGCAGCCAGACGATGTCGCCGGACGCCTATACCAATGCGATGGAGCGCGCCCGCGCGGCGATCGTCGAGGCGGCGGTGACCGTGGACGTCATCGACGTCGGCGGCGGCTTCCCCTCGGCCTATCCCGGCATGACCCCGCCGCCGCTGGAGCGGTTCTTCGAAACGATCCACCGCGCGTTCGAGAGCCTGCCGATCAGCTATTCGGCCGAATTGTGGGCCGAGCCGGGCCGGTCGCTGAGCGCCGAATATGCCTCGGTCGTGGTGCGCGTCGAGCGTCGCCGCGGCACCGAGCTGTACATCAACGACGGCGCCTATGGCACGTTGTTCGATGCGGCGCACATCGGCTGGAAATATCCGGTACAGCTGCTGCGCGAGCCGGATTCGGACGCGCGCGACATGGACTTCGCCTTCTGGGGTCCGACCTGCGACGATCTCGATTACATGCAGGGGCCGTTCCCGCTGCCCGCGGACACGGTCGCCGGCGATTATTTCGAGATCGGCATGCTCGGGGCGTACGGCTCCGCGATGCGGACCGCGTTCAACGGCTTCGGCACCGGCGACACGGTCGTCGCGTCCGACGAGCCGATGCTGTCGGTCTATCTCGACGACGAGATCGCCGACGTGCGCACGAACAACGTCGTAAAGCTGTAA